A section of the Plasmodium knowlesi strain H genome assembly, chromosome: 3 genome encodes:
- a CDS encoding chaperone protein DnaJ, putative encodes MMVAPLRILRNGWNGKLLLRGGSIIGSSGNEKGCGALPWNFTKRNINISRRWLNQDPYTVLGLSRNATTNEIKKQFRLLAKKYHPDINPSPDAKQKMASITAAYELLSDPKKKEFYDKTGMTDDMNYDGHGSSGSASNFEGAFSGFGDASFMFTDFAEMFSNMAGSKTTSTRGEDIQTEITLKFMEAIKGCEKNIRLNVKVSCNNCNGSGKKPGTNLTICKVCNGSGIQRIERGPIIIGVPCRNCSGNGQIINNPCKQCSGSGVKFQTKNITLDIPPGIKKGMQMRIPNQGHSGYRGGKNGHLFVTINIEPHKIFKWVDDNIHVEVPLTMKQCLLGGVIKVPTLNGDMDLLIRPKTYPNSERVLKGKGPCKVDSHTNGDLIVKFSLKIPDKLTPRQVELIEEFNRIELNQGRDDTDEKFNVGNSGSGGGNVGDNGAGVRTSREAGAAKGAENHVPEPPPISQKKKNNVNNWEGKNDSNVPIPPPPPKSTRQGGEAHRGEAHREMKKDTRLHNNMNTTHSNGEGNAKHTSSFDQFNMSSNNMSTNKTGNSSYKMDDTMNKANSSGVGVSPDNTINGSNQSADSYQPAGTETRGGNSSSTFSYAKKWISDKLRPKT; translated from the coding sequence ATGATGGTAGCCCCGCTGCGAATTCTGAGGAACGGGTGGAACGGAAAGTTGCTCCTCCGGGGTGGCAGCATCATCGGAAGCAGTGGGAACGAAAAGGGGTGTGGGGCCCTCCCGTGGAATTTCACCAAGAGGAACATAAATATATCGAGGAGATGGTTGAACCAAGACCCCTACACCGTGTTGGGATTATCCAGAAACGCCACCACGAATGAAATTAAGAAGCAGTTTCGTTTGCTTGCCAAGAAATATCATCCAGATATAAATCCCTCCCCAGATGCAAAGCAGAAAATGGCCTCCATAACTGCTGCATATGAACTTCTGTCCGATccgaagaagaaggaattttaCGACAAAACAGGAATGACAGATGATATGAATTACGATGGACATGGTTCTTCGGGATCCGCCTCTAATTTTGAAGGAGCCTTTTCCGGTTTTGGAGATGCGTCATTCATGTTCACTGATTTTGCCGAAATGTTTAGCAACATGGCTGGATCCAAAACCACGTCCACGAGGGGAGAAGATATTCAAACAGAAATTACTCTGAAATTTATGGAAGCAATAAAAGggtgcgaaaaaaatatccgtTTGAATGTTAAAGTGTCTTGTAATAATTGTAATGGATCTGGAAAAAAGCCAGGGACTAACTTAACCATTTGTAAAGTGTGTAACGGATCGGGGATCCAAAGAATTGAGAGGGGGCCAATTATTATTGGAGTTCCATGTAGAAATTGCTCAGGCAATGGACAAATTATTAACAACCCTTGTAAGCAATGCTCTGGAAGCGGAGTGAAATTTCAAACCAAGAATATTACCCTAGATATACCTCctggaattaaaaaaggaatgcaaATGAGGATACCAAATCAGGGACACTCAGGTTATAGAGGTGGGAAAAATGGCCATTTGTTTGTTACTATAAATATTGAACCTCATAAGATCTTCAAATGGGTTGATGACAATATACATGTGGAGGTTCCCTTAACCATGAAGCAGTGTCTACTGGGTGGAGTCATTAAAGTTCCTACGCTTAATGGAGATATGGATTTACTCATCAGACCCAAAACGTATCCTAATTCGGAGAGAGTACTTAAGGGGAAGGGTCCTTGCAAGGTTGACTCGCATACCAATGGGGACTTGATAGTAAAATTTAGTTTGAAGATTCCAGACAAGCTGACCCCCAGGCAGGTTGAGTTGATTGAGGAGTTCAATCGAATTGAACTTAACCAGGGAAGGGACGACACGGATGAGAAGTTCAACGTGGGTAACAGCGGTAGTGGTGGTGGCAATGTCGGAGATAACGGTGCGGGTGTTCGCACCTCCCGTGAAGCAGGGGCTGCCAAAGGAGCGGAGAATCACGTGCCGGAACCCCCACCCAtctcgcaaaaaaaaaagaacaacgtAAACAActgggagggaaaaaatgactCCAACGTACCTATTCCACCTCCCCCTCCGAAGTCCACAAGGCAAGGTGGAGAGGCCCATCGTGGAGAAGCACACAGAGAGATGAAAAAAGACACACGACTGCACAATAACATGAATACAACACACTCCaatggggaaggaaatgcAAAACATACGAGCAGCTTCGATCAGTTCAACATGTCCAGTAACAATATGAGCACGAACAAGACAGGTAACTCGTCCTATAAGATGGACGACACAATGAATAAGGCCAACTCCTCCGGTGTAGGTGTCTCCCCCGATAACACAATCAATGGTAGTAACCAGTCGGCCGATTCGTACCAACCGGCAGGGACGGAAACGAGAGGGGGAAATTCCTCCTCCACCTTTTCCTATGCCAAGAAATGGATATCAGACAAATTGAGGCCCAAAACTTAG
- a CDS encoding methyltransferase, putative, whose translation MEVLPAGFSDFRDRAYWNSFFQFFDQKNFEWYGNYGDVRHIVYRCIRGRLGYFDGESDGKPVDQPNDQPTDQSTDQPTDQPNDQPTDQPVNKNCQLINLGCGNSHLSYELFQDGFRNIVNLDYSDVVIQKMKKKFGDKMEFLNVDISNGEQFDNVLYKLEEEAQKKKVDYKIFFDKAFLDAYISCEKNEEEICKRNAKSYFSLVFKHLNKGDLFIVITLAQYYIIKEVVRNVYHEDIMLEVFPFFLKQNTSEFKYHPFVFAFYRTHRGGNKFQAYFINAEMGTRNVISLWKLPNEINSTRANLNLHIFKKGKRRVLDIYNTRLNRCDYNVVVYDSFTERATYNTVVVVVPLGYEFHSLYCTAEGNEELASKAGTRRLLLVMRSNFLASSCPEGEADRSQSDKREIPAPATQNGENPTNVHHSEYTQREKSRNEDTDDAKVKEQQIYPQGKNELHSEYSVNVLLESIKNELTNILNEVALPNSDNFPIMVLNESVKNCRVIAHRKSQYASSIIIRDVLVTEEFLAEIFNSDQANNRGFGGEKSKWKYGREGSARGTNEDGKEQHDVEEALRAILKNQEERRSYFEKKKIYKRQMIFSYDPLTVQSELVYTQEKEKKKKKKKKNEKVVDKLDENPHFEYIESASQYHISFCCSLFFVINDIYKEDDNFFNICILGGGTNVFSNILKSIFADFNLHLDIVEIDEAVKSFYYLFCDEQIEQNKKHRTNYIIRDSHDFVKNHGHSEFYHAIFVDINNTQNSYVEMDGCKLYVTCPHIQFLDEENVRSVKRLLKNNGVLVINVLTRDGTVRKHIRLFFQKLFASVISIPSANKEINEVLICSSKDITQERFSAYRRNLILMIRTNYNRWFLNFDLTNILKNVDVL comes from the exons ATGGAGGTCCTGCCAGCTGGGTTTTCGGACTTTCGAGACCGAGCCTACTGGAATAgcttcttccaatttttcgACCAGAAAAATTTCGAGTGGTATGGGAACTACGGGGATGTGCGGCACATCGTTTATCGGTGCATACGGGGACGGCTGGGTTATTTCGATGGGGAAAGCGATGGTAAACCGGTTGACCAACCGAATGATCAGCCGACTGACCAATCGACTGACCAGCCGACTGACCAACCGAATGACCAGCCGACTGACCAACCTGTTAATAAGAACTGCCAGCTCATAAACTTGGGGTGCGGGAACTCCCACCTGAGCTACGAACTCTTCCAAGACGGGTTCAGAAACATTGTAAATCTAGACTACTCAGATGTAGTGatccaaaaaatgaagaaaaaattcggGGACAAAATGGAATTCCTAAATGTAGACATCAGCAATGGTGAACAGTTTGATAACGTCCTATACAAATTGGAAGAAGaggcacagaaaaaaaaagtggattACAAAATCTTTTTTGATAAAGCCTTTTTAGATGCATATATATCgtgcgaaaaaaatgaggaagaaatttgcAAAAGGAATGCCAAGAGTTACTTCTCCCTTGTCTTTAAGCATTTGAACAAGGGGGACCTATTCATTGTTATTACTCTTGCTCAATATTATATAATTAAGGAGGTGGTTCGGAATGTGTATCATGAGGACATCATGTTGGAagtctttcccttttttttaaaacaaaacacAAGCGAGTTTAAATACCATCCATTCGTATTCGCCTTCTATCGAACACATAGGGGGGGCAATAAATTCCAGGCATATTTTATCAACGCAGAAATGGGTACCAGAAATGTCATTTCGTTGTGGAAACTACCCAATGAAATTAACAGCACGAGGGCAAATTTGaatcttcacatttttaaaaaagggaagagaagagTTCTGGATATTTACAATACGAGACTGAACAGGTGTGACTACAACGTCGTTGTTTACGACTCGTTCACCGAGCGCGCAACTTACAACACGGTCGTTGTTGTTGTCCCGCTTGGCTATGAGTTTCACTCCCTTTACTGTACTGCAGAAGGGAATGAGGAGTTGGCTTCCAAGGCCGGGACCAGGAGACTCCTCCTAGTGATGAGGTCCAACTTCTTGGCTTCCTCGTGCCCGGAGGGCGAGGCGGACCGTTCTCAGAGTGACAAACGGGAAATCCCCGCACCTGCCacacaaaatggggagaacCCTACCAATGTGCACCATAGCGAGTACACTCAGAGGGAGAAAAGTCGGAACGAGGATACGGACGAtgcaaaagtgaaggaacAACAAATATACCCACAGGGGAAAAACGAACTACACAGTGAGTACTCAGTTAACGTCCTCCTGGAGTCCATCAAAAATGAGCTAACAAATATTTTGAACGAAGTGGCTCTCCCCAATTCGGACAATTTCCCCATCATGGTGTTAAACGAGAGCGTAAAGAACTGCAGGGTTATTGCCCACAGGAAGTCGCAGTATGCATCCAGTATCATTATAAGGGATGTCCTCGTAACGGAGGAATTTCTCGcggaaatttttaattccgACCAGGCGAACAACAGGGGCTTCGGAGGTGAAAAGAGTAAATGGAAATacggaagggaagggagcGCCAGGGGAACGAACGAAGATGGAAAGGAACAGCACGACGTGGAAGAAGCCCTTCGAGCTATCCTGAAAAACCAGGAGGAAAGACGCTcctattttgaaaaaaaaaaaatttacaaaaggcAAATGATATTTTCTTACGACCCATTGACAGTGCAATCCGAGCTAGTGTACActcaggaaaaggaaaaaaaaaaaaaaaaaaaaaaaaaaaatgaaaaagtagtGGACAAGCTGGACGAAAACCCCCACTTTGAGTATATCGAATCAGCCAGCCAATATCACATAAGCTTCTGTTGCAGTCTCTTTTTCGTGATAAATGATATTTACAAGGaagatgataattttttcaacatttgCATTTTGGGGGGAGGCACCAATGTCTTCTCAAATATACTTAAGTCCATTTTTGCAGATTTTAATTTGCACCTGGATATCGTCGAAATTGACGAAGCAGTAAAATCATTTTATTATCTTTTCTGTGATGAGCAGAtagagcaaaataaaaaacacaGAACAAATTATATTATTAGGGATTCGCATGATTTTGTAAAGAATCATGGTCACTCTGAATTTTACCATGCCATCTTTGTCGACATTAACAATACGCAAAACTCCTACGTCGAAATGGATGGTTGTAAGTTGTATGTCACTTGTCCACATATACAATTtttggatgaagaaaatgtgcGCAGTGTTAAGCGTCTTTTGAAAAACAATGGTGTCCTAGTAATTAATGTGTTGACGAGGGATGGCACTGTGAGAAAACATATTCGTCTCTTCTTTCAGAAGCTCTTCGCATCCGTGATTAGTATCCCCTCCGCGAATAAG GAAATTAACGAGGTCTTGATCTGCAGTTCGAAGGACATAACCCAAGAAAGGTTTTCCGCTTATCGAAGGAATCTCATCTTAATG ATTAGGACAAACTACAATCGCTGGTTCCTGAATTTTGACTTAACGAACATCCTTAAGAATGTTGATGTTTTGTAA